In Setaria italica strain Yugu1 chromosome IX, Setaria_italica_v2.0, whole genome shotgun sequence, the genomic stretch aaaatactaagttaaagtatatacacacgatgagtgccaccatttagaccatttatacatgtatgtgaggaatcgatgaaaaatattgatttgtatgctaaacataatgtacgaaggattggaggtgtgatacaaaatgaaaaaaatatgaatatggatgaaaaagtacagagtaattattgattaaaaagcaattacaactggacaaagataggtacatatctatataattattatgttgaagtattggaaaaataagagagtagtaggtaaacaattttaattagctaagagtttaatttttaaataatttttctatacaatagcttctaaaaatattagcctgtgcggaagcacgggttgatggactagtgatTCTAATGCGAAACATCAATCTGTGTCCTCTGTAGGGCTTCGCATACCTCCCTGGCGGAGTCTGCGTGTCGAGCATGGGGCGGCCCGTGTCGTACGAGCAGGCGGTGGCGTGGAAGGTCCTGAGCGACGACGACACCCCGCACTGCCTTGCCTTCATGTTCGTGAACTGGTCCTTCGTGTGAGAAAAACCCTAGTTACCCCTAATCAAGGTTTTAATCTTCTTATTTTCATTTCATGCATTATATTCCATTCTAATCACTGCATACGAATTTCAGTAGTTAAATTTCAGGGTGCTTTAATGGTGAACCATGATCCTACCTGAAAGACATCATCCAATTGAGATAATCTATACTCAAAGACCGTGAAGGAGCTGAAGATAACTGTTTATTCCTCGAATTATATGTAACATGCAACTCCATTTTAGAAAATCCAATTTGAAACTGCCATGTGACATTATGTGCCACTTTAAACTGATTTTTATTGTATAGCATTATGTACCGTTCTAAACTACATCCATGGAGATTTTTTGTTTATGCCCGTAGCAATCGCATGGGCACGATCCCAGTCACTCTCAAATGGAGGACCCCTCCCATTCTGCGTCCGAGAATCTTGTGCATGTCCCATGCTGGTGGTTCCCAGCAACTCTTGGCGTGCCATATAAAGTTACTGTGCACGGTGCACCGCATGGTGTCCTTGGCCCAGCTCAAGTTCAGTGCCTCCTCAGGTCGTTGTTGTTGGACACAGGGAGTACAGGCATCTTTTGGCATGCGCAGATGCCGGAGCATCACATGATCTCAACTATCCATGCATGATTCTGCCTGTTTCTCTCTTCATATACTGAGATTGACAGTACAGTAACTCTGAAAGACAGGCCTACATTCTTGTGGCCAAGTCATATGGTGCCCGTGTGGCTGTATCTTGATCTTTATCTTGATCATCTTCTTATTATCCAACTGTATGGTGCCTGTATGGCCAAGTCATACATTATTGTACAGCAGTTGCAGTTCTAGAACAGTTTAGGCAAAGTGGTCACTGCTTGGAGAGAGGGAAAAAAGGATAGTGGATGCACACAGGAGTTGTCATGATTGAAGAACAGATGCACCTCTAGGTAGTCTTTATACCTCTCTTAACATTGGGTGCACCAGCATAGTGTAATACACAAAAATTTCTTCTTTACATGTAATGTAACCCCTCTTTTGCTTCCCCCTTTACAACATCTCTTGCACGACCTTTTGCTTTTCTCCGAGCCATGCTGATcaccaggagaagaaatcaaatGAGCTAGCGAGCTACTACTCAACACAGCTcgccactttttttttccttttaccctAGCTAGAGACCCTCCACTTGTGTTCCAACAAAAGAATCAAGGATGGTTAACAACACGGAACAGCTTTACGcaaccaaaagaaagaaaattggtaaaaaaaaaagaaaagaaaaggcgaGCGAGGATCCCTTGTGTCAAGACAACTTTGTCCTTGGCTGACGATCAGGTTCCTGTACTGTACGGCATGGTTGCAGCAACAACACCGGAGCCTCGTTCTTCGGACGCTGCCCCGTCGGAGTAGTAAAGCGATCAGAGGATGCATGGCATGCTACTGCTGGGCGGGCCATGGGCTGGAGGCGATGCGCGCGTAGAGGAACTGGTTCCAGGTGTCGGGCAGGCCCGGGAGGCACCAGTGGATGCAGTCGGCGTAGGTCTTGGGGTCGGCCTGCTGCTCCGGGGTGAGCAGCTTCCCCTGCCGGAGCGTGTGCACGGAGGTGTGCGCGTCCTTGCGGAGCTCGGACAGCGCGGTGATGTCGACGAAGTGGACGGGCACCCGGCGCAGCGTGGGGAGCACCTCCTGCGCCCCCGCGTAGAGGCGCCAGTCCGTGCCCACGTCCAGCGACGTGCTCCGGTTCGTGATCGGCAGCGTCTCCATCGCGCACTTGATCCCGCCCTGGTTGCCCCACGCCTCCGGCCTGCATATGCGCGGCACCCATCGGTTAGTCAGTGAGCCAGTGGCAAATGGCCAGTAGAAATGGTGCCTTTTATGAAAGTTAAAGCCGCCAGCCTTGCGCGTCCTAAGATTCGGTCGTCCTGAGATACGCTGAGATGGTGCACACACGCATATTGGTGCCATTATTACTGCATGTGAGGCTTTGGAGTGCTAGATTCCACGGGGATCAAAATAACTTTGCAGACGGAGCACTACAAGAATCCCTTTGCGTAACAAACATTGGCAAAAAAATAGTATGAAAGGTATGCAACGGCAAGGCTACTGGATGCTCAGCGAAAGGTCAGCTGGGAACCCGCCCATCAGTATTCGAGTCCTTGACTCGGTACTGAAGCTTGtatttttttggatttattcCAGAGTTTAACCGGCGCTTTTTTAATGGTAGGTGACGTGCCCGTCAATATCGAGGTGttagtggtgacttcgtcaatttTAAGGATTTGCCGATCCAGTTTTTCAGAGATACTCATAAGGGTAGGATTGCATGTGTTTGTGTGACGAGTGTGCTTATATATATGTGAGCGTCTGCATATGTACTGTGTGATTCGGGGAAAAAAAGGGTACTGGATGCTCTCAAGTTTCTGGTGTTCATCTTTCCGGGGCAGCATTAGCGAACTGGACAGGAGTATCGACCGCATTGTCTTTGTCATTAACTTAAGTGTGCGTGGGGCTCGGGAAGCTGGAATCGTATACTTGCTCTTGGCCTTAGGTATAGGGTGGGCCCAAATTGAGACGCATGCCTATGGGTGTGGGCCTTAGAATTCTATATGGTCCACCTGCTTGCCCATTTGATTCAGCTTAATTTTCTCCAAAGAAATGCAGGCTTATCCTGACCTACAAAGTCATAATGCATCTGCAAATCTGTATGTTGAATTGATCATGTTTCACCCAATGATGATGCACCTACGTCAGCCATGTTTTCTGACGGCGTATGGCCTGAATGTTCCTAGGCTAAATGTGCAGGCAGGTGGCATGCTGCTGCAGTGAAGGTGGCCAGCTTGTGGTACACCTCTGAAGGTTCGCTGGTCTTTTCTCAGCACCTAATTTCGCAAAAGCAGGCGTCACTTCTCGCGAGGTGTAGGTTCTAATTCACTGTCACTTTCGCTGGTTCTCCCCTCGTGAAGGCAGCGCGGATTGGTGATTGCTCAGCGCCTAATCGACAGAGCCGTGTCACTGTGCGCGCGCGGTTTGGTGCAGCAGgtgtcgatcgatcgatctccctCGACGTTAACAAGTGCTCAAGGAACCATGCTTGCATAATGGCATTACGGAACAATTCAAAATGCAGATAAATTCAAATTCATAATGGATTACTGCAAAAATGAAGTTAGCTGAGTAGCAGTGTGTCAGGCTGGGAAAAGAGTTGTGGCTTACGTGATGTGGTTTGGTGACATGCCCATGAAGAAGACGGTGGTCTTGTTGGGGTCGATGTTCCGGTCCACCCATTTCGCCCACGTCTTGAGCACCTCCTTGTACGCCACGGGGCGGTCCACCTCCACGTACTCGGTGGAGCCCTGGTCGAAGGACCCCTTCCTGCCAATTTCAATTTTCAACAGACAGATGGCAATGTCAGTCAGATCAGAGAGCCCTTCTTCCCTGACGATCGATCGAATGAGCATTGTGCAAcaagaacagcagcagcagcaggtcgaCATCGACTACTCACAGGACTTTCATGTCGAGGGTGTTGAGCCACCAGATGTAGGTGTTGAAGACGAGGTAGTCGACGCCGACCCAGTTTCGTGCGTGCTTGGCGATGGCGTGCCACTGGATGACCCGGTCGGGGACGCTGTGCACCTTGGGGTTGTCGGAGTTGGACTCCACCAGGAAGGGCGCCCAGTAGAACTCGACCGTGGCGTTGTAGGCGTGCGCGTAGAACACGTTGCTGGAGCCGCCGTTGACGAACTTGGTCAGCGTCTTCTGCCCCTTTGGGATCACCGACTGCACCAGGCACACCATCGACTCCCACTGGTTCCGGTTCAGCGAGTCCCCCACGAACATCAGCCGCTTGTTGCGGAGACGCTCTAGCAGCAGCCGCGCGTCGAACCTGCAGCCAGACGAGCCgtctcatcagtcatcacaatCCATGGCGTATTCTATTCGCGTCAGGTTGCGTGCAGCTGTTTCTCGGTTGGACGAGCGCACATTTTGGCGTGCCTGATCGAATTTGTTTAGCccccctttggcatggctctcCGAGCGGCTCTCGCTGCAGCTTCACCCCAAGCCGTCCCAAACGCGTCAGAGGAAAATAGCTTCCGTGCGTGAGCCGGCGAAAAGCCGCACTGGGAAACAACGGCGCGCGACGAGCCAAAAAAAATGGCTCCCCCCGGCTTCTCCCGTCCGCATGCATGAAAGTTGAAAGAAATTACAACTTTGCCACCGCCCTCATCAATTCCTACCGGTTCATCTCCCCCATCCGCCTGCCTcctctctcc encodes the following:
- the LOC101774323 gene encoding protein trichome birefringence-like 28, with protein sequence MQQRRKSVFASAPFAMKQAALGAGVAARKNGAPLSLAAVVFALFVFATFLYNEDIKSITDFQFSAGAIRAKAPDLHLLQEAEAAAHAAVNTLAKRGEEVIVRVLEAPAAAGALSSLQGGANATAGTTGAAAAAAAKAKANANAVDVVQEKERDVTLPTVTGGGGADEARRRADEEAAEKASSAKAAAATAALRTVVSVPETCDLYRGNWVYDEVNAPVYKEGECEFLTEQVTCMRNGRRDDSYQKWRWQPTDCDLPRFDARLLLERLRNKRLMFVGDSLNRNQWESMVCLVQSVIPKGQKTLTKFVNGGSSNVFYAHAYNATVEFYWAPFLVESNSDNPKVHSVPDRVIQWHAIAKHARNWVGVDYLVFNTYIWWLNTLDMKVLKGSFDQGSTEYVEVDRPVAYKEVLKTWAKWVDRNIDPNKTTVFFMGMSPNHITPEAWGNQGGIKCAMETLPITNRSTSLDVGTDWRLYAGAQEVLPTLRRVPVHFVDITALSELRKDAHTSVHTLRQGKLLTPEQQADPKTYADCIHWCLPGLPDTWNQFLYARIASSPWPAQQ